A segment of the Oscillospiraceae bacterium genome:
ATAGTGCCACTTCGTTGTCTATATCATCCACTTTACTGTCCAAAACAGAAAGCACGGCGTTAGAGTTATTTGCCGAGAAAATTTCTCCAATGTCTTTGATAGAAATGTTCATTTTTCGTAAAATGAGGATTTGCTTTAAGCGGGTGATAGCAGTTTCATCATAAAGCCGATAACCCGAGCTTTCGTCACGGCTGCTATGGATAAGCCCCATCTTTTCATAGTAGTGTAATGTGCGTGCGGTGACATCGTAACGTGTCGTAATTTCGTTGATCTTTGTTAGTTCATTCATAGTATTTTCTCCTTGTATTTTTCGCAACAACAAGGTTAGTATAAATCCTTACCTAAGGTAAGAGTCAAGCCTTTTTTCAAAAGTTTTTGATAAGAAACTCCGCATTCGGATTTTACCCTCGAATGCGGGAAAATGGTACTTTATATAGCGTAGATGGTCAAGCTTTCGTAAAAGGGGTTTGAACATTTGCGCTATTGCTTTTACAATAAGGGAGAAATGACCTGACGTTGCGGGAAATGGATTAACACATCCGGTTTATATGCTGTCAGCCATCCCTTGTTGTAGCCTTCGATTAAGCTGGTTGAAAACCCTCGTGGTCTTTCGCGTCACACGCCATAATGAATTTGCAACAAGCGCAGATGGAACGCCATTTACAACAATCACATAAAGGAGTTACTCTCATGATTAGTGTCGGAATTGACATTTCCAAAGGAAAAAGTACGGTTTGCATCCTGAAACCTTATGGCGAAGTGCTACTATCGCCGCGTGAAATCTTGCATACAGAATCGGAAATTGCAGAATTGATGAACCTGATTCTAAGTTTCAACGAGGAAACGAAAATCATCATGGAGGCAACCGGGGCTTATCATTTGTCGCTGCTCAGAAAGTTCTTGGAATACGGACTGGTCACTTGCATCGTAAACCCATTGCGCATGAAGAAATACACATCTGTTTCCATGCGGAAAGGCAAAACAGACAATCTCGATGCCATTAAAATCGCAAGCTATGTGATTTCGTCGTTGAGTTTTGGCATTTTGGTGTCATTACCGCAATGTCCGAAACCCGTTTTGTATACGCTTGCGCTCGATGGGCTGAGAAAAAGGGATACCGCTTAGACGAGCGTATTATGCCTTGGCTCAAAACAGTATCCCCACGCTCCCGTCCGGCAACCCATCTTCCAAATCGCTTGCGTTGGAAAGCGTTAGAGTTCTCCAAGAGTTGGATAAAACCCTCGTGTCTATTCTAACACAAATGCAAAATTTAGCAAGGACTTTGCCGGAATATGATACTGTTTTAGCGATGAATGGCGTTGGCGTAACCATCGCACCTCGTCTAATCGCTGAAATTGGCGATGTTCGCCGATTCCGCAGCGGCAGTGCATTGATTGCCTTTGCGGGGATTGATGCACCGCCTTATCAATCCGGGCAATTCGAGGGAACGCGCAGGCACATATCAAAGCGAGGGTCTCCGAATCTTAGAAAAACACAAAATTAGGGCTTGACTTTTGTTAGCTGGTATATAAATTCTCTACATTACACTATATAAATAAACATTATGCCCCTTATGAGGGGTCGTATAGGCACGAGCCATCATAAGGGGCATAAAAAATTCTTGGCGGAGTGAA
Coding sequences within it:
- a CDS encoding IS110 family transposase, which encodes MISVGIDISKGKSTVCILKPYGEVLLSPREILHTESEIAELMNLILSFNEETKIIMEATGAYHLSLLRKFLEYGLVTCIVNPLRMKKYTSVSMRKGKTDNLDAIKIASYVISSLSFGILVSLPQCPKPVLYTLALDGLRKRDTA